The segment ACCATTGTTCCCAACCACGACCATAGGTTCATTCCCGCAAACCAACGAAATTCGCACTCAACGCAGTGCATTCCGAACAGGGGTATTACCAGAAGCCGAGTATATTTCAGCATTGAAAGGACACATTGCAGATGCAGTGAAGCGTCAGGAGGTGTTGGGGCTGGATGTCTTAGTACATGGCGAAGCGGAACGTAACGACATGGTTGAATATTTTGCTGAAAATCTATCAGGCTTCCAAACCACTCAGTTTGGTTGGGTGCAAAGTTACGGCTCTCGCTGTGTTAAGCCAGCGATTGTGGTTGCCGATATTGAACGTGAAAAACCAATCACTGTTGAATGGTCAAGCTATGCTCAATCACTAACCAATAAGAAGATGAAAGGGATGTTAACGGGGCCTGTCACAATCTTGTGCTGGACTTTCCCTCGTGAAGATATCAGCCGCAAAGAAATCACACAGCAACTGGCACTGGCATTACGTGACGAAGTCTCTGACTTACAAGATGCAGGGATTAATATCATTCAGATTGATGAACCGGCGATTCGCGAAGGATTGCCTCTGAAGAAGCGTGACCACAAGGCATACTTAGATTGGGCAGTGGAAGCATTCAAGATCTCTGCGGCAAGCGCCACACCGCAAACACAGATTCATACACATATGTGCTACAGCGAATTCAATGAAATCATTGACTCAGTGGCAGCGCTGGATGCAGATGTGATTACTATTGAAACCTCACGCTCGAACATGGAACTTCTGAAAGCCTTTGAAGATTTCAATTATCCGAACGAAATTGGTCCGGGTGTCTACGATATTCACTCGCCAAACATTCCAACACAGGAATGGATTGAAGGCCTATTGCGTAAAGCTTCTGCCAAGATCCCAGCAGAACGACTATGGGTAAACCCTGATTGTGGTCTGAAAACTCGTAACTGGAAAGAAGTGGAAGCATCCTTGATCAACATGGTGTTAGCGGCAAAAACCTTGCGCGAAGAAGCACAAAGTAATGCAGCTTAATTGCAAGTTGGAATAACAAACAAGGGGCTCATGTGAGCCCCTTGTTTGTAGAACAAAGTATTTATAGAGAAACACTATTGTGAAGCGCAAGTTTGCTGCGTGATGGTTTCATCCACCATCAGTTGTCCGCGAGTGTTACGCATTTTAATACGGTAACTTAAACCCACTTCGAGGTTTGCTTTGATATTTTTGTCTGAGCAAAAGGTTTTGATGCTACTTTGCATAACCTGAGTTACAGGTTTGGCATTTTTATCATCAGCGTTATAAACCATCATCATTTCAATGGTGGTGCCTTTGGCAGTCGCACGCATGATATTGAGAGGACCGTACTCTAAAGGCAGTTCAGCGCTCAGTAGGCTGGCTCTATTATCCGCGAGTAGTTCAAGGTTTCTCTGGTTGTCTGAATTAGAGCTACAACCTGAGAGCAGAACTAAGCCGAAAGCGATAATTCCAGCGGTACTTTTTTTCATACTAAAATACTTTTTTGAACGGTTTGATGATGACATT is part of the Vibrio diazotrophicus genome and harbors:
- a CDS encoding GspS/AspS pilotin family protein gives rise to the protein MKKSTAGIIAFGLVLLSGCSSNSDNQRNLELLADNRASLLSAELPLEYGPLNIMRATAKGTTIEMMMVYNADDKNAKPVTQVMQSSIKTFCSDKNIKANLEVGLSYRIKMRNTRGQLMVDETITQQTCASQ